The Cotesia glomerata isolate CgM1 linkage group LG7, MPM_Cglom_v2.3, whole genome shotgun sequence genome segment ACCTCGCATTTATgttcgataaatttaatttgatgtgactgttttttagaatttatgaaagaaaatttggATCCTACGCCTGCAATGATTGACGAACATCGTTTTATTCATAAGTTTTCATCAATAACTGGTGATAATGGTAacgtaaaataattagttatgaactagttttaaaaattatgattagaattacgaaaaattcatatttttagataaatctCCCGAAAAACCTCTGAAAGAAATATTCACTTTGCCGTTGGATTATttactgaagaaaaaaataataaaaattgaaaaaacaggCAAGTCAAAGTTACCATCTGTGGGGATCTCTGATGAATGgtacaaacaattaaaaaaagaaaagttaaaaaacatgaaagaagaaaaacttaaaaataaaaaatattacaagaagaaaagaaaaagttaattGCTCAAGTCGaagaattaaatgattaaaatcaagaaagaaaaatagatttaattcaataattttcgttaattaattatttaactgataaaaatttaattatgagttgattaaaaattaaaataatttcttattttgtaaataggactgtctaaaattaataaaaatataaaatttgatcaatTTCACTGACTTTTTAACTGTCTCAAAAATAGGGTCCTGTGGTTTGAGACACTGGGGACATGTGACTTTAAAGTGTCTCATAGGGTTCTCTTAAAAAAccataatttaattcatttttaaccaaaaaaattataaacacattagaaatattgatttaataatcatCAAATTACTGTACAATGCGATTAAAAGTGTATTTTCTTCTTAAATGGATTTATTATTCGCAAAAATGTTCAACCTACCTTGAAAAGTGTCTCATAATAGGGACTTTTGCCTTACTTgttataactttaattaaatattctcagtttttcaaaaaaatcctaagaaaagtatgattgttattcaataaaatgttcaCTCTAACTACGGTCAGGATAGGGAATACATGTTaaatgtacgatttttaattgctaatatttcgaaaattagcaccgcaaggactattaaaaaaatttattcgtatagAGGACACTTAAAAATACgcgtattcaaaaattgaagaatattgtaagaaaagtgATTTTGCACAGTACCTCCTTAAGAAAATAACGCGTGCTGATGACCTTTATAACTGGTCATACTTCAAACGCTCTATTATCGTAGAGACTCGGGAGATCAATTGTTCGTTCATTGATTGAGATAAAAAGACTAATATCGCTCTCTCAGATAAGAGATAGgcattttttgattattttttcttagaaaatagaaaattccAATGGTTTAAGAGAATGGAactaaatcattattatttaggaaaatttttttttaaattaaaaattaagtttaaagCTTCAagcttttgaaaaaaaattttgtcttatttttttattatttttttttttttaaataaattatatttatattttaatattatttaaaaatttttttttaatttttattttctaaacttTCATTAAAAACATTCTAAAAAtcagctaaataaaaaaattataaatgactaATTTACACttgaaaaaatccaaaaaattgtcagctgTTTATCTTCAGaattaatctaaataaaaagtttctcaagaaattgttGTATCTAAATCTAAAATCTAATTACCGGGCtttgaagaaagaaagaaaagaTATTGAtcgtaattttgataaataaagaaTCAAAGTGGATTTAAAAATAGGGAGATTTGATGTAACTGTGAGTGGTTGCATAGGTAAAATTAAGGATGTAACGTTTTGTTGTAGGCGCATAGATCATCAAGTTGATTAGTCGAACGAGAGCGGGCCGAAGTTGTTAGGGCgatcatatattatataggtCCGGGGTGTATATAACGAACGAATATAACTCGGAGGGAGAGAAGGAGAAGACCCAGAGAGGGAGAGAGGAGTATACTAAGTATAACTAGTGTATGAGTTAGAGGTCGGAGGAGTATATTGGCCATTTCCGCAGGAAGTTCTAGGTAACCTGCAACGGCCATTCAAGTTAGGATTTTAAATCTCGATTGGACTATCATTTCGTAACTTTTCAGTCTTAATTTGCTCGGTTGCGTTaactgtttttaaataaatctttgcACTTCTTAGGCTCACTCTGCAatcattgttttattttagactttgtttttgttttaaaatttttagataattatttcaatttatatgtttattgataaatgtgtcgaaagaatttaaattgatacttttaatttatggGAGATTTGTTAACAGTAAAAAGTTATTCCGATAGCAAATGATTAATGCCACTGTTATTTAAATTGGAATTATCTTCAGATTTTTCTTGgctcttatttttatttgtaagaaaattttttgtcaagttaaattatcttgtagatttttaaattaattggaaCTATctctaaattttcttatcCGTTTataacaagttttttttttggctgaAGATTATTTActaaacttataaatttaacgtgatgtagaaaaaaaatttgtacttaaaaaataaaaaataatatattaataaagcgtaaaaatgaaaatgaaagaaaagcGAATGTGTGTTTAggttaattttacaaaaaatgacAAAGTGACGGGTGGTTGTGTAAATTGTCGAGTTTAcattctattttaaaattttaaatcccCGGTGCGTGATGTGTGCAATGTAtagttattttaaacaaacggATACCTGGTTGACGCCCATCCGTTGTGTATCCTATTGAAATCACCTATGAAATTCCCCAttgcttaatttttaaataataatatatttaaaatcaaataatctAATATCtggttattttatatttgtatggATTTATTctggataaaattttctaattttaaattatagacACGAAAAATAGACTTGCGATGAAATATGACtctgttataaataaaaatacgtaTACGTATATAAGCTAGGATGTACAAAAAGAGACAAGAAGCTAACTAGTCTCATACTATTTTGAAACGACGAAACCTTTCGGGTTATCGGAGATAAGTAATCGACATTCACTCGCATACAACACAATGGGATTTGAATTTACaaaatctttttaatattttattttatcctttacatttaaacataaaattcatttttcatcttacaataatattataattgttattcatttttatgaaaaatcaatctaatttttatcaattattattccagacaattataaatttttaactaaaaaatatcaccaatttttaataaaattaaagttttttaatcaaaacattcgcttaattgttaatttatataaaaatttcaaggataaaatcattataaacaacctaaaaatcataataagtaataaaattaattttacgacTGAGAAAATTATTCAACAATTAGCAAAGAATAAATAACCGcggcaataataataacagcgACAAGCAAAGACAATAGGCCAACGACCAGAAGgctattaaaagaaatatatatgtaaaaaaaagtctaGAAATGGTTAATACTGAGCATATAATAAGCAGCACGTGCGTATAGATGAATGAAAGGTTTACGAGGATAGTAAGAACAGGTCAATCTGCCAATTGACCAGTGCACTGCCGCTGAAGAGTCATGAACGAAGCATCTACTCGTTGATGTTCATCGCATCAACTGGTAATGCAACCAACGTCAACATATAAAACTGGCCCACGGCGATGCAATTTCGTTCCGACAACTTGTACCAATTACGCTCAAGTTTTGGTGCATTATTTTACTGcgataattataaatcataCTACtgcacactgaaaaaaaattcttaattggagtgtaaattttcttagcttaagaaaatattacactgatagaaggatttattcgtattaaaaaatatttgttaatagttaacaaattatttattagagactactttttagtattaaacaaatatttattagtatttaaaatgatttgtttgtatttaataaatctgatattcatttattaaatattaataaatctttttaaatactaagaaatatttgttaaggactaaaaggCGGTCTCTAATagatgatttgttaaatattaataaatatttttaactataaacaaatccttttattAGAGTGaggaagattgaaaatttcttgaatgaagtcaaagtttcttgagccaagaaaatttcttcactgatagaaggatttatt includes the following:
- the LOC123268953 gene encoding uncharacterized protein LOC123268953 gives rise to the protein MKENLDPTPAMIDEHRFIHKFSSITGDNDKSPEKPLKEIFTLPLDYLLKKKIIKIEKTGKSKLPSVGISDEWYKQLKKEKLKNMKEEKLKNKKYYKKKRKS